Proteins encoded within one genomic window of Candidatus Syntrophocurvum alkaliphilum:
- a CDS encoding sigma 54-interacting transcriptional regulator: MNIYVGCWAGENMNYLVDVIGIKEENCTNCHQCISVCPIKICSDGSGDVIRFNNNLCIGCGRCIEVCIRSQEGHAEKSARLPIDDVAQFTATLKNKEEVIALVAPSAQSNFNLNKLITALKKLGINKVYDVALGAEIAIACYHKAIKNNEVKFPIIAQPCPAVVKYIELQHPRLIEHLAPIGSPVYNLSVYVKALHPEAKLAFISPCLAKRREFDDSKTVDYNVTYQSLDRIFKDNNINIETLDDGKFDSVAQAGVTTKFSTPGGLKESYLYHYPDTPASAITKVEGPIVFEKYLSDLEKLIIKGSNNVPLIVDALGCEKGCNMGVGCINHDKSIDEIEHAVALRSEMGTKDNKSKQELQEFLTNVINKYDFSYQHYHDLSNCNKMKLPSENELESIYKKMHKQKEEKKDFRNCAACGYNSCYQMAVAIFNGLNKAENCHLYQEKELRIEQDILFKLHNELTNVFDTISDGIIVLDNEGKITRYNPAAKKVIGCLAEDLLGSHVGDKASMISNLLETGKEFYDVEILIDSKASKIHVTGSGKPILDINKNIIGATLIIRPMTQVQKLVNRFTGAQANFNFNSIIGEHEKIKKSIEIAKVASTNMSNVLLQAESGAGKEVFAQAIHNASPRSNGPFVAVNCAALPRELVGSELFGYVEGAFTGAKRGGRPGKFELANKGTLLLDEIGDMPLEKQAILLRAIQEKAITRVGGDNLINIDVRIIAATNQNLLKLIEQGRFRADLYYRLNVIQINIPSLRERSSDIKILFNHFLQEMAPKFNRTIRHIDHEVIEKIEEYNWPGNIRQLQNVVERTLLVANDGVITLGHLPKEIFTIKELENENNNSSEFTLDNSESLSSRKARKLVAFEQEKEKIINTLNLNAGNVSKTATELGVSRTTLYRKMKEFNIRN, translated from the coding sequence TTGAATATATATGTGGGTTGTTGGGCAGGTGAAAACATGAATTATTTAGTTGATGTTATAGGTATAAAAGAAGAAAATTGTACTAATTGTCATCAATGTATATCTGTTTGTCCAATTAAAATATGTAGTGATGGCAGTGGGGATGTAATAAGATTTAATAATAATTTATGTATAGGTTGTGGGCGCTGTATTGAAGTATGTATAAGGAGCCAAGAAGGGCATGCTGAAAAAAGTGCTAGACTACCCATAGATGATGTTGCCCAATTTACAGCTACCTTGAAGAATAAAGAAGAAGTAATAGCATTAGTTGCACCTTCAGCCCAAAGTAATTTTAATTTAAATAAATTAATTACAGCTTTAAAAAAACTAGGAATTAATAAAGTTTATGATGTAGCACTTGGAGCAGAGATTGCAATAGCTTGTTATCATAAAGCAATTAAAAATAATGAAGTGAAATTTCCTATTATAGCACAGCCCTGTCCTGCTGTGGTCAAATATATTGAATTGCAACATCCACGTTTAATAGAGCATTTGGCTCCTATAGGAAGCCCAGTTTATAATCTTTCGGTTTATGTTAAAGCACTTCACCCTGAAGCAAAATTAGCTTTTATTTCTCCCTGTTTAGCTAAGCGAAGGGAGTTTGATGATAGTAAAACTGTTGATTACAATGTAACTTATCAATCCTTAGACAGAATTTTTAAGGATAATAATATCAATATAGAAACTCTAGATGATGGTAAGTTTGATTCTGTTGCTCAGGCAGGAGTTACTACTAAATTTTCTACTCCTGGAGGATTAAAGGAAAGCTATCTATATCATTATCCTGATACACCTGCTAGTGCAATTACTAAGGTTGAGGGACCGATTGTATTTGAAAAATATCTAAGTGATTTAGAAAAGTTAATTATTAAAGGTAGTAATAATGTACCTTTAATAGTTGATGCCCTAGGATGTGAAAAGGGTTGTAATATGGGAGTAGGCTGTATTAATCATGACAAATCAATAGATGAGATTGAACATGCTGTAGCTTTAAGGTCAGAGATGGGTACTAAAGATAATAAGTCTAAACAAGAGCTGCAAGAGTTTTTAACAAATGTAATTAATAAATATGATTTTAGCTATCAGCACTATCATGATTTATCTAATTGTAACAAAATGAAGCTACCGTCTGAAAATGAATTAGAGTCGATTTATAAAAAGATGCACAAACAAAAAGAAGAGAAAAAAGATTTTAGAAATTGTGCTGCTTGTGGCTATAATTCATGTTATCAAATGGCTGTTGCTATATTTAATGGTTTAAATAAGGCTGAAAATTGTCATTTATATCAAGAAAAAGAATTGCGTATTGAACAGGATATATTGTTTAAGCTACACAATGAGCTAACTAATGTATTTGATACTATATCAGATGGAATTATAGTATTAGATAATGAAGGTAAAATTACACGTTATAATCCGGCTGCTAAAAAAGTAATAGGATGTTTAGCTGAGGATCTATTGGGATCACATGTTGGAGATAAAGCATCTATGATTAGTAACCTTTTAGAAACCGGAAAGGAATTTTATGACGTAGAAATTTTAATAGATAGTAAAGCTAGTAAAATCCACGTAACTGGCTCAGGTAAGCCAATATTAGATATTAATAAAAATATAATTGGTGCTACATTAATTATAAGACCGATGACTCAAGTTCAGAAACTAGTAAACAGATTTACTGGTGCACAAGCTAACTTTAATTTTAATTCCATTATTGGTGAGCATGAAAAAATAAAAAAATCTATAGAAATAGCTAAGGTAGCATCAACTAATATGTCTAATGTCCTATTACAAGCAGAAAGTGGGGCAGGTAAGGAAGTATTTGCTCAAGCTATTCATAATGCTAGTCCACGCAGTAATGGGCCATTTGTAGCTGTTAACTGTGCTGCATTGCCAAGAGAGTTAGTTGGAAGTGAACTATTTGGTTATGTTGAAGGTGCTTTTACAGGGGCAAAACGAGGTGGAAGACCAGGTAAATTTGAATTGGCAAACAAAGGAACACTTTTATTAGATGAAATCGGAGATATGCCTCTAGAAAAGCAGGCTATCTTATTACGTGCTATACAAGAAAAGGCGATAACTAGGGTGGGTGGAGACAACCTAATAAATATAGATGTTAGAATAATAGCTGCTACTAATCAAAATTTGCTTAAACTAATAGAACAAGGACGTTTTAGAGCAGATCTATATTATAGACTTAATGTAATACAAATAAATATTCCATCATTAAGAGAAAGATCAAGTGATATAAAAATATTATTTAATCACTTTTTGCAGGAAATGGCTCCTAAATTTAACAGGACTATAAGGCATATAGATCATGAGGTAATAGAAAAAATTGAAGAATATAATTGGCCGGGGAACATTCGCCAATTACAAAATGTAGTAGAAAGAACTCTTTTAGTTGCTAATGATGGTGTTATAACTTTAGGGCATCTTCCTAAAGAAATTTTTACTATTAAAGAACTAGAAAATGAAAACAATAATAGCTCTGAATTTACATTAGATAATTCAGAATCATTATCTAGTAGAAAAGCACGTAAATTAGTGGCATTTGAACAAGAAAAGGAAAAAATAATCAATACGTTAAATTTAAATGCTGGAAATGTTAGTAAAACTGCTACTGAGTTAGGTGTTTCCAGAACTACTCTTTATAGAAAAATGAAAGAATTTAATATTAGAAATTAA
- a CDS encoding DUF1294 domain-containing protein: protein MLNELAGKALFFYLAFLNIITFVIFAWDKNQAIVGGWRISEAQLLFCSIIGGALGGLVSMRIFRHKTRHIKFSLYMVSIFFFQLVLLAFTIG, encoded by the coding sequence ATGTTAAATGAATTAGCTGGTAAGGCATTATTTTTTTACTTAGCTTTTCTAAATATAATTACCTTTGTTATATTTGCTTGGGATAAAAACCAAGCAATAGTTGGAGGGTGGCGAATATCCGAAGCCCAGCTTCTTTTTTGCTCTATTATAGGTGGGGCACTAGGTGGGTTAGTTTCTATGCGTATATTTAGACATAAAACTAGACATATTAAATTTTCTCTTTATATGGTATCTATATTCTTTTTTCAGTTGGTTCTACTAGCTTTTACTATAGGTTAG
- a CDS encoding DNRLRE domain-containing protein, whose product MSNNYISSCEIYFHPIQDVYIAEFFPNQNFIQSEFLYANRFQGEGDIYRSLVQFDLCSLVCNYIPPCSSIKGAWLELPIHRNEVPETDNVFYVLRVKQDWNENTVTWATQPTFDPTPVGAITVEAGFFGTLYIDLTDLVRGWYEGYFVNQGILLTCNEDFDSLLGFFSTRYPDSDLWPRLAVEYEKECPVNFNL is encoded by the coding sequence ATGAGTAATAACTATATCTCATCATGCGAAATCTACTTTCATCCAATCCAGGATGTTTATATTGCTGAATTTTTCCCTAATCAAAATTTTATTCAATCGGAGTTTTTATACGCTAATCGCTTCCAAGGAGAAGGTGATATTTACAGAAGCTTAGTTCAATTTGATTTATGTAGCTTGGTTTGTAACTATATACCACCTTGTAGCTCTATTAAAGGCGCATGGTTGGAACTGCCAATTCATAGAAATGAAGTTCCAGAAACGGATAATGTTTTTTATGTTCTTAGAGTAAAACAAGACTGGAATGAAAACACTGTAACTTGGGCTACTCAACCAACTTTTGACCCAACACCAGTAGGTGCAATAACAGTTGAGGCAGGATTTTTCGGAACTCTTTATATTGACTTAACAGATTTAGTTAGAGGTTGGTATGAAGGCTATTTTGTAAACCAAGGAATACTGCTAACATGTAATGAAGACTTTGACAGCTTGTTAGGATTTTTTAGTACTAGATATCCAGATAGTGATTTATGGCCAAGACTAGCAGTTGAATATGAAAAAGAATGTCCAGTAAATTTTAATTTATAA
- a CDS encoding class I SAM-dependent methyltransferase: protein MVCSLCSGPTSWFYNFRNKDYYKCEKCASILLHPKFFLSLEQEKARYEEHNNCVDDLGYQRFVSPIVNAVKENFDNKAKGLDFGAGTGPVITKLLSDEGFNLALYDSFFWNNPKVLNSQYDYIVCCEVIEHFRNPLKEFKLLRSLLNPGGIIFVMTEIYSEDIDFRKWRYKNDATHVFFYHNDAFKWIKDNLDFSRLDINGRLIELER, encoded by the coding sequence ATGGTTTGCAGTCTATGTAGTGGTCCTACCTCTTGGTTTTATAATTTCAGAAATAAAGATTACTATAAATGTGAAAAGTGCGCATCAATACTACTACACCCCAAATTCTTTCTCTCTTTAGAACAAGAAAAAGCACGCTATGAAGAACACAATAACTGTGTAGATGATTTAGGATATCAAAGATTTGTTTCTCCTATTGTTAATGCGGTTAAAGAAAACTTTGACAACAAAGCTAAAGGACTTGATTTCGGGGCAGGTACTGGCCCCGTTATTACAAAACTTCTAAGTGATGAAGGCTTTAACTTAGCACTATATGACTCATTTTTTTGGAATAATCCAAAGGTTTTAAACTCGCAATATGATTATATTGTTTGCTGTGAAGTAATTGAACATTTTAGGAATCCATTAAAAGAATTTAAACTATTAAGATCTCTATTAAACCCAGGTGGTATTATATTTGTTATGACTGAAATATATTCAGAAGATATAGATTTTAGGAAATGGCGCTATAAAAACGATGCTACCCACGTTTTTTTCTACCATAACGATGCTTTTAAGTGGATTAAAGACAATTTAGATTTTTCCAGATTAGATATTAATGGTAGGTTAATAGAGCTAGAAAGATAA
- a CDS encoding dicarboxylate/amino acid:cation symporter: MKSYLESLDPRPLKNLNEHLQNLINGRLWVKILIALALGLIVGTLLGPEFDLVREDRAKTIGNWLALPGHIFLGMIQMIVIPLVFTSIITGLSASENMEQLKKLGIRAVAFFVIFTVIAIGIGISLAYVIKPGEYLDMATIQVETEHTQTPQVEEPLETPSFGQVPSVIADVLPSNPLGSMVEKEMFQVVLFAIILGLAILAMNPNQSNVLLELLSSIQEVCMVVVRWAMVIAPLAVFGLIANTAIKTGIDALSGMAAYMGTVLLGLLLLLVLYLIVSKIATQTTFKSLLSSKREVQLLAFSTSSSAAVMPLSIQTAEDKLGVRSSIAQFLVPLGATINMSGTALYQGVATIFLAQVYQVELSIAALILIVVTTVGASIGSPATPGVGIIILAMVLNSAGIPVEGIALILGVDRILDMCRTAINVTGDLSACVVIDRWTN, from the coding sequence ATGAAAAGTTATCTAGAATCATTAGATCCTAGACCACTAAAAAACCTAAATGAGCATTTGCAAAATCTAATAAATGGTAGGTTATGGGTTAAAATATTAATTGCCCTTGCTTTAGGTTTGATAGTAGGGACTTTATTGGGGCCAGAATTTGATTTAGTACGAGAGGATAGGGCGAAAACAATTGGAAATTGGCTAGCTTTACCGGGACACATATTTTTAGGAATGATTCAAATGATAGTTATTCCGCTTGTCTTTACTTCAATTATTACAGGGTTATCTGCAAGTGAAAACATGGAGCAATTAAAAAAGCTTGGAATTCGTGCGGTAGCATTTTTTGTTATTTTTACTGTTATAGCGATAGGAATAGGAATATCTTTAGCTTATGTAATAAAGCCAGGTGAATATTTGGATATGGCTACAATACAGGTGGAAACAGAGCATACACAAACACCACAAGTTGAGGAACCGCTAGAAACTCCTTCGTTTGGTCAGGTTCCAAGTGTAATAGCAGATGTTTTGCCAAGTAACCCATTAGGATCAATGGTAGAGAAAGAAATGTTTCAGGTAGTTCTTTTTGCAATTATTTTGGGTTTGGCTATCCTAGCTATGAATCCTAATCAGTCTAATGTGTTGCTAGAATTACTTAGTTCGATACAGGAAGTCTGTATGGTTGTGGTAAGGTGGGCAATGGTAATAGCTCCACTGGCTGTTTTTGGTTTAATAGCCAATACTGCAATAAAGACAGGTATTGATGCATTATCAGGAATGGCCGCTTATATGGGTACGGTGTTACTTGGACTACTATTGTTATTAGTTCTTTATTTGATAGTGTCCAAAATAGCTACTCAAACAACATTTAAATCATTATTATCTTCTAAAAGAGAGGTACAACTATTAGCTTTTTCTACTTCTAGTTCAGCGGCAGTAATGCCATTATCAATTCAAACAGCAGAAGATAAATTAGGGGTACGGTCCTCTATAGCACAATTTTTAGTACCCTTAGGTGCTACTATCAACATGAGTGGAACTGCACTTTATCAGGGAGTAGCGACTATTTTTTTAGCTCAGGTGTATCAAGTAGAGCTGAGTATAGCAGCCTTAATATTAATTGTTGTGACAACGGTAGGAGCTTCAATTGGTTCACCTGCAACCCCCGGAGTGGGTATAATCATTTTAGCCATGGTTTTAAACTCAGCAGGTATTCCGGTAGAAGGAATTGCACTTATTCTAGGTGTAGACAGGATATTAGATATGTGTAGAACAGCAATTAATGTAACAGGTGATTTATCTGCTTGTGTAGTCATAGATAGATGGACAAATTAA
- a CDS encoding response regulator transcription factor, translating into MQSWPIGLGFWAGWLWVTFLNGPFLYKLLLTTDSYQINIVMLLFLFLNAITYLVLANEDYLKKFNNNSIIFCGMILMVCSTLLIVGVAFSTVLSLYTLYLAAILGGIGSAIILIFYGDLYSQYSIKHAGLYYGICLAIATLVYLGISFIHLNLAILITSLLPLFATYYLIKGMSNTNINKIVDNEDYTKLGKISFIRLAIMFFLFYFVGGLMYNILSLLPNLPKQQLFWYSSIIYCVVIFIAVVSIFKDEFTYLRYSHNLALPLLGIGFLLVPFLSGGSILISFLFFQMGFAVFDFFVWMILCYIAKTTANKRQVFAFGFFIITLSMFGSSFFHQGITLYVTNVIQQINTLSILAAILMFVSAPLFTNLFSIVNTNQDSSDDIISLAESGATSDNIADPTNVFSEYGLTAREHEVLDLLLKGYNNPNICNSLNISNNTVKTHLRNIYRKVEVSNRQELINIYYSQKRI; encoded by the coding sequence ATGCAAAGTTGGCCTATAGGACTTGGGTTTTGGGCTGGTTGGCTATGGGTAACTTTTTTAAATGGTCCATTTTTATATAAGCTTTTATTAACAACTGATTCATATCAAATCAATATAGTTATGCTATTATTTTTGTTTTTAAATGCCATTACATATTTGGTTTTGGCTAATGAGGATTATTTAAAAAAGTTTAATAATAACTCAATAATTTTTTGTGGCATGATTTTAATGGTGTGCTCTACATTGCTTATTGTTGGAGTTGCTTTTAGTACAGTTTTAAGCCTATACACACTATATTTAGCAGCTATTTTAGGCGGCATTGGTTCTGCAATAATTCTAATATTTTACGGTGATTTATATAGCCAATATAGTATAAAACATGCTGGATTATATTATGGAATATGTTTGGCTATTGCAACTTTGGTTTATTTGGGAATATCTTTTATACATTTAAACCTAGCTATTCTTATAACTTCACTTTTACCTTTGTTTGCTACCTATTATCTAATTAAAGGGATGAGTAATACTAACATAAATAAAATAGTTGATAATGAAGACTATACTAAATTAGGTAAGATATCTTTCATCCGTTTAGCTATTATGTTCTTTTTATTTTACTTTGTTGGTGGGCTAATGTATAACATTTTGAGCCTATTGCCGAATTTACCTAAACAACAACTATTTTGGTATAGTAGTATAATATATTGTGTAGTAATATTTATTGCTGTTGTAAGTATATTTAAGGATGAATTCACTTATCTTCGCTATTCCCATAATCTTGCATTACCACTATTAGGCATTGGCTTTTTGCTAGTACCTTTTTTAAGTGGAGGAAGTATTCTAATTTCGTTTTTGTTTTTTCAAATGGGATTTGCTGTTTTTGATTTTTTTGTTTGGATGATCCTTTGTTATATTGCTAAAACAACTGCAAATAAACGTCAAGTGTTTGCTTTTGGCTTCTTTATAATTACTTTATCTATGTTTGGCAGTTCTTTCTTTCATCAAGGTATAACTTTATATGTAACTAATGTTATTCAACAAATTAACACCCTGTCCATATTAGCCGCAATTTTGATGTTTGTATCAGCACCCCTATTTACAAATCTTTTTTCTATAGTTAACACAAATCAAGATAGTTCTGATGACATTATTTCTTTAGCTGAATCAGGAGCAACTTCTGATAATATAGCTGATCCTACCAACGTTTTTTCTGAATATGGGTTGACCGCACGCGAACACGAAGTATTAGACTTATTATTAAAGGGATATAATAACCCCAACATATGTAATTCTTTAAACATAAGTAACAATACTGTAAAAACTCATTTACGAAATATCTATAGAAAAGTTGAAGTATCAAATAGACAAGAACTTATCAATATTTATTATTCTCAAAAAAGAATATAA
- a CDS encoding transglutaminase-like domain-containing protein → MFKRFIFIKIIALIIALLFTISTNVYAVVPGYDSNKTIEQANLADDVFTLQTKIDIKNNSNNTINNVKVNLSLLGIDDSFQELLKEEFSKKPTQIGEKQYHARVATFSFDSLEPKQTKTLVIENVINIHSKNNGIVEEDILEYLEPANKIESDHPDIIKQAQALTNNLDNDYEKAKSIYAFVRDNINYDLQSPYRNKGALSAFVTQEGVCEEYASLFVALCRASEIPARIVNGFADPKANGETWNKSANEALSLNQYRHSWAEFYTEDKGWLPADPTFDSPNKGMKYFGSIPYPSHIAQNYHDLPLQLSYQGPRGLPLEVNWDNKMIFNKFVN, encoded by the coding sequence GTGTTTAAACGTTTTATATTTATAAAAATAATTGCATTAATCATAGCACTACTTTTTACCATATCTACAAATGTCTACGCAGTGGTACCAGGGTATGATTCTAATAAAACAATAGAACAAGCTAACTTAGCAGACGATGTTTTTACCCTCCAAACTAAAATTGATATAAAAAACAACAGTAATAACACTATAAATAATGTAAAAGTTAATCTCTCACTATTAGGAATAGATGATTCATTTCAAGAGCTTTTAAAAGAAGAGTTTTCTAAAAAACCTACTCAAATTGGTGAAAAGCAGTATCATGCTAGAGTAGCTACTTTTTCATTTGATTCTTTAGAACCTAAACAAACTAAAACTTTAGTTATAGAAAATGTGATTAATATTCACAGTAAAAATAATGGAATAGTCGAGGAGGACATACTAGAATATCTTGAACCTGCTAATAAAATCGAAAGTGACCATCCAGATATTATTAAACAAGCTCAAGCACTAACTAATAACCTAGATAACGATTATGAAAAAGCAAAATCAATATACGCTTTTGTACGAGATAATATTAATTATGACCTGCAATCACCCTATAGAAACAAAGGGGCATTAAGTGCATTTGTTACTCAAGAAGGGGTTTGTGAAGAATATGCTTCTCTTTTTGTGGCACTTTGTAGAGCATCTGAAATCCCTGCACGAATAGTAAATGGATTCGCTGACCCTAAAGCAAATGGTGAAACCTGGAATAAAAGTGCCAATGAAGCACTATCACTTAACCAATATCGTCATAGTTGGGCTGAATTTTATACAGAAGATAAAGGATGGCTACCAGCTGATCCAACATTTGATAGTCCTAATAAAGGTATGAAATACTTTGGCTCTATACCTTATCCTAGTCACATTGCACAAAACTATCATGACCTACCTTTGCAATTAAGCTATCAGGGGCCTAGAGGTTTGCCACTAGAGGTTAATTGGGATAATAAAATGATTTTCAATAAATTTGTTAACTAA
- a CDS encoding AfsR/SARP family transcriptional regulator: protein MLKQETINPLVIKTFGKFEISRGTQVYSQSHTRSYKMWELLKYIITYRDRILLPEAIMDTLWPEEEYTDSKHALRTLVYRLRNILDMEELKQFTCIKFNQGGYCWNKESNYELDTEEFERLLNEANSEEINNPTGSIHKYTQALELYKGDYLAENLYQEWVIPIRHYYLRRYLEGSKRLLNLLKKEKQYTNIISTCEKALEIDYYDESIHLFFLDALVKDGRIKQAEQHYQNMSKSFYKELGVKPSVEMQNIKGYLNGETNNTELRLLDIEKRLNEEKEKSIGAFLCDIDIFNYLYKLECRRSERNESKAILVALSLTDLKYQGRNNEKMKEILGYLQELLVKNLRKGDTVTCWNDRQCLLILNSLNEKQAENVLKRIDKVFKTKSSEEKVFLRIEMKKITQSIL, encoded by the coding sequence ATGTTAAAGCAAGAAACTATAAATCCTTTAGTTATTAAAACATTTGGAAAATTTGAAATTAGCAGAGGTACACAGGTGTATTCACAGAGTCATACGCGATCCTATAAAATGTGGGAGCTACTAAAATACATAATCACCTATCGTGACAGGATTCTTTTACCAGAAGCTATTATGGATACATTGTGGCCGGAGGAAGAATACACTGATTCAAAGCATGCATTACGTACACTCGTTTATCGTTTGCGCAATATTTTAGATATGGAAGAACTCAAACAATTTACTTGTATAAAATTTAATCAGGGTGGTTACTGCTGGAACAAAGAGTCTAACTACGAGTTAGATACTGAAGAATTTGAAAGATTGCTAAATGAGGCGAACTCTGAAGAAATAAATAATCCTACTGGTTCAATTCACAAATATACACAAGCATTAGAATTATATAAAGGTGATTACCTAGCAGAAAATTTATATCAAGAATGGGTTATACCAATAAGACATTATTATCTAAGAAGATATTTAGAGGGTTCAAAAAGACTATTAAATTTGTTAAAAAAAGAAAAACAATACACTAACATTATTTCTACTTGTGAAAAGGCGCTGGAAATAGATTATTACGATGAAAGTATCCACTTATTCTTCTTAGATGCCTTAGTAAAAGATGGTAGAATAAAACAAGCAGAACAACATTATCAAAACATGAGTAAAAGCTTTTATAAAGAATTAGGAGTAAAACCTTCTGTTGAAATGCAAAACATTAAGGGGTATTTAAATGGTGAAACAAACAATACCGAACTTAGGTTATTAGATATAGAAAAAAGATTAAATGAAGAGAAAGAAAAAAGCATAGGAGCATTTTTATGTGATATAGATATATTTAACTACTTATACAAACTTGAATGTCGACGTTCTGAAAGAAATGAATCGAAAGCCATATTAGTAGCATTATCTTTAACAGATTTAAAATATCAGGGTAGAAATAATGAAAAAATGAAAGAAATACTTGGATACTTACAGGAATTATTGGTAAAAAATCTTCGAAAAGGTGATACAGTTACTTGTTGGAATGACAGACAGTGCCTGTTAATATTAAATAGCCTAAATGAAAAACAAGCTGAGAATGTATTAAAAAGGATTGATAAAGTTTTTAAAACCAAATCTAGCGAGGAAAAGGTATTTTTACGTATTGAAATGAAAAAAATTACTCAAAGCATCTTGTGA
- a CDS encoding GGDEF domain-containing protein, whose amino-acid sequence MFNEILLIDKNVYIMVALISSVILASILVKLVQVEILREDKPLIILIAIGLSLIALAVVIGVFANIAASDSIVYNILFYILLILGTTIMTIFIHKTLSNLIYQANYDLLTGIYNKNILFRILKNNILSAEKIDKPISIVFMDINNFKSVNDDFGHQAGDLILYRIAKEIKKHIRKSDVFIRYGGDEFILILPDTNKKNAEQISLRLGQEIDNLKINHKISLSLGVASFPEDAKLVEDLIDIADSRMYQHKLSVKNNIKKIL is encoded by the coding sequence ATGTTTAATGAAATTTTGTTAATAGATAAAAATGTATACATTATGGTAGCACTAATAAGTTCAGTAATTCTTGCAAGTATTCTTGTGAAATTAGTACAAGTTGAGATATTAAGGGAAGATAAACCATTAATAATATTAATAGCAATCGGTTTGTCATTAATAGCACTAGCGGTAGTTATAGGAGTTTTTGCTAATATAGCAGCTTCTGACTCAATAGTATATAATATTTTGTTTTATATTTTATTAATACTAGGTACTACTATAATGACAATATTTATACATAAAACTTTAAGTAATCTAATATACCAAGCTAATTATGACTTATTGACAGGTATATATAATAAAAATATTTTATTTAGAATACTGAAAAACAATATATTATCGGCAGAAAAAATAGATAAACCAATTTCTATAGTATTTATGGATATAAACAATTTTAAAAGTGTTAATGATGACTTTGGGCATCAAGCCGGTGATTTGATTTTATATCGTATTGCAAAAGAGATAAAAAAGCATATTAGAAAATCAGATGTTTTTATCAGATATGGTGGAGATGAGTTTATATTAATACTTCCCGATACTAATAAAAAAAATGCAGAACAAATTTCATTACGGTTAGGACAAGAAATAGATAATCTAAAAATAAATCATAAAATAAGCCTAAGTCTAGGTGTGGCAAGCTTTCCTGAAGATGCTAAGCTTGTTGAAGATTTAATTGATATAGCTGATAGTCGAATGTATCAACACAAGCTATCTGTTAAAAACAATATTAAGAAAATATTGTAA
- a CDS encoding sortase, with protein MSFRGKTYLFIGVLLLLVGIGFIFSPYIDYHYNKLSSRNVIEEEKLTVTNNIDEEIENEKEIIPDKLIEDKGVLEIPSLELSEKIYYGVEQSDLDRGLCFYPQSGYPDNGNVSIAGHRNQSFLNLHQLNTGDSIKLYYRERKYVYSVENVFVTHNRDWSVIDPTPKPAITLTTCDPLIRPPGGRNDRLIVRAYLTETKRPVK; from the coding sequence ATGAGTTTTAGAGGTAAAACGTATTTATTTATTGGTGTACTCTTATTACTAGTCGGTATTGGATTTATCTTTTCTCCATATATCGATTATCACTATAACAAATTAAGTAGTAGGAACGTAATAGAGGAAGAAAAATTAACTGTTACTAATAACATAGATGAAGAAATTGAAAATGAAAAAGAGATTATACCGGATAAATTAATAGAAGATAAAGGAGTTTTAGAAATTCCCTCTTTAGAATTAAGTGAAAAAATATATTATGGTGTGGAACAGTCGGATTTAGATAGAGGTTTATGTTTTTATCCACAAAGTGGTTACCCGGATAATGGCAATGTTAGTATTGCTGGTCACCGTAATCAATCATTTTTAAATTTACACCAGCTTAATACAGGAGACTCTATAAAACTTTACTATAGAGAAAGAAAATATGTTTACTCTGTAGAAAATGTTTTTGTAACACATAATCGTGATTGGAGTGTTATTGACCCAACACCTAAACCAGCAATAACCTTAACTACTTGTGACCCACTAATAAGACCACCAGGTGGCAGAAATGATCGATTAATTGTTAGAGCATATCTAACTGAAACTAAAAGACCAGTTAAGTAA